The following proteins are encoded in a genomic region of Thiomonas sp. X19:
- a CDS encoding LysR family transcriptional regulator, with amino-acid sequence MSIHFDLNDLVAFCAVADLGSFSKAAESVHLSQPAYSRRIDKLEQALGVKLLERTTRRVTLTAVGREFERKARAILDDLDSALLGIRGHAGVRRERIIVACVPSSVYDCVSQVLRLHHALYPLVRVTVFDAKANEVLAAVSQGEADFGLSFLGAHESDIDFKPLIEERFVAVCRRDHPIAKLPRVTWAQLAPYDFIAVARTSGNRLLLDQALAGVEVRPEITYETQSGTTLLGLVEAGLGIAAVPAMAMPGPDHPLLVGIALLEPTVTRKMGLISRRGRRLSPGAQQLFELFDTVAPAHP; translated from the coding sequence GTGAGCATCCATTTCGACCTGAACGACCTCGTCGCCTTCTGTGCCGTGGCCGACCTCGGCAGCTTCAGCAAGGCAGCCGAGTCGGTGCATCTCTCGCAGCCGGCGTACAGCAGGCGCATCGACAAACTGGAACAGGCGCTCGGCGTGAAGCTGCTGGAGCGCACCACGCGCCGGGTGACGCTCACCGCGGTCGGACGCGAGTTCGAGCGCAAGGCACGCGCCATTCTTGACGATCTCGACAGCGCCTTGCTCGGTATTCGCGGCCACGCCGGCGTGCGCCGGGAGCGCATCATCGTCGCCTGCGTCCCGTCGTCTGTCTATGACTGCGTGTCGCAGGTGCTGCGCCTGCACCATGCGCTGTATCCGCTGGTCCGCGTGACCGTGTTCGATGCGAAGGCCAACGAGGTGCTCGCCGCGGTGTCGCAGGGCGAGGCTGATTTCGGCCTGAGCTTCCTGGGCGCGCACGAAAGCGACATCGATTTCAAGCCGCTTATCGAGGAGCGTTTCGTGGCGGTATGCAGGCGCGATCATCCGATTGCGAAGCTGCCCCGCGTCACCTGGGCGCAGCTCGCTCCTTATGACTTCATTGCCGTCGCCCGCACCTCGGGCAACAGGCTGCTGCTCGACCAGGCGCTCGCTGGTGTCGAGGTGCGGCCGGAGATCACCTACGAAACGCAGAGCGGCACCACGCTGCTCGGCCTCGTTGAGGCAGGCCTCGGCATTGCCGCCGTGCCAGCGATGGCGATGCCCGGCCCTGACCATCCCCTGCTCGTTGGTATTGCGCTGCTTGAGCCCACCGTGACGCGCAAGATGGGACTGATCAGTCGCCGCGGTCGCCGTCTTTCCCCAGGCGCGCAGCAATTGTTCGAGCTTTTCGACACGGTTGCGCCAGCTCACCCCTGA
- the pgi gene encoding glucose-6-phosphate isomerase: protein MPTLTQLPAWRALWKHFTRARDWSMRELFDTDPERAQRYWLEQDGLILDYSKNRLTDQTLTLLLQLAREAGVPELIEAMFRGDKINVTEDRAVLHVALRNHAGTPILVDGEDVMPKVNAVLDRMARFSRAVRSGDWVGYTNQPITDIVSIGIGGSDLGPLMVCEALKPYAHPRLAMHFVSNVDSSLLKETLKRVHPETTLFIIESKTFTTSETLTNAHTARDWFLSSTGGAGKVARHFVAVSTNRKAVADFGIDPAHMFEFWDWVGGRYSLWSAIGLPIMLCLGEENFHALLDGAHGMDTHFRTAPLETNMPVLLGLVGIWYINFFGGGSHVIAPYDQYLHRFPAFIQQLDMESNGKQSTRDGRPVDYETAPIIWGGTGINGQHAFFQLLHQGTHIAPIDLIASLDGRGSLPGHHEILLGNMFAQAEAFLRGKTLDEARAELRAAGLDAAAVRALAPFKVFDGNRPTNTLLLQRLDPRCLGALIALYEHKVFVQGAIWGLNSFDQWGVELGKQLAQTIVGELSGESVPVPHDSSTARLIALYRQKNLDGEPSVE, encoded by the coding sequence ATGCCCACACTCACCCAACTTCCCGCCTGGCGCGCGCTCTGGAAGCATTTCACCCGCGCTCGCGACTGGTCGATGCGCGAGCTGTTCGACACCGATCCCGAACGCGCGCAGCGCTACTGGCTGGAACAGGACGGCCTGATCCTCGACTATTCCAAGAACCGCCTCACCGACCAGACGCTCACGCTGCTGCTGCAGCTCGCCCGCGAAGCCGGCGTGCCCGAGCTCATCGAGGCGATGTTCCGCGGCGACAAGATCAACGTCACCGAAGACCGTGCGGTGCTGCACGTCGCGCTGCGCAACCACGCGGGCACGCCCATTCTGGTCGATGGCGAGGACGTGATGCCCAAGGTGAACGCGGTGCTCGACCGCATGGCGCGCTTCTCACGCGCGGTGCGCTCGGGCGACTGGGTGGGCTACACCAACCAGCCCATCACCGACATCGTCAGCATCGGCATCGGCGGTTCCGACCTCGGGCCGCTGATGGTGTGCGAGGCGCTCAAGCCCTACGCCCATCCGCGCCTGGCCATGCACTTCGTCTCCAACGTCGACAGCTCGCTGCTCAAGGAAACGCTCAAGCGCGTGCATCCCGAAACCACGCTGTTCATCATCGAGTCCAAGACCTTCACCACCAGCGAAACCCTCACCAACGCCCATACCGCGCGCGACTGGTTCCTGAGCAGCACCGGCGGCGCCGGCAAAGTGGCGCGGCACTTCGTCGCCGTGTCCACCAATCGCAAGGCGGTGGCAGACTTCGGCATCGACCCCGCGCACATGTTCGAGTTCTGGGACTGGGTGGGCGGTCGCTACAGTCTGTGGTCGGCCATCGGCCTGCCCATCATGCTCTGCCTGGGCGAGGAGAACTTCCACGCCCTGCTCGACGGCGCGCACGGCATGGACACGCACTTCCGCACGGCGCCGCTGGAAACCAATATGCCGGTGCTGCTCGGGCTGGTGGGCATCTGGTACATCAACTTCTTCGGCGGTGGCAGCCACGTCATCGCGCCCTACGACCAGTACCTGCACCGCTTCCCTGCCTTCATTCAGCAGCTCGACATGGAGTCCAACGGCAAGCAGAGCACCCGCGACGGCAGGCCGGTGGACTACGAGACCGCGCCCATCATCTGGGGCGGCACCGGCATCAACGGCCAGCACGCCTTCTTCCAACTGCTGCACCAGGGCACTCACATCGCGCCCATCGACCTCATCGCCTCGCTCGACGGCCGCGGCTCGCTGCCCGGCCACCACGAAATCCTGCTCGGCAATATGTTCGCGCAAGCCGAAGCCTTCCTGCGCGGCAAGACGCTTGACGAAGCCCGCGCCGAACTGCGCGCAGCAGGGCTTGACGCCGCCGCCGTACGGGCGCTCGCGCCGTTCAAGGTGTTCGATGGCAACCGCCCGACGAACACCCTGCTGCTGCAGCGCCTGGATCCGCGCTGCCTGGGCGCGCTGATCGCGCTGTATGAACACAAAGTCTTCGTCCAAGGCGCGATCTGGGGCCTGAACTCCTTCGACCAGTGGGGCGTGGAGCTCGGCAAGCAGCTCGCCCAGACCATCGTCGGCGAACTCAGCGGCGAATCGGTCCCCGTCCCACACGACAGCTCTACCGCACGGCTCATCGCCCTCTACCGGCAAAAGAACCTCGACGGTGAACCCTCGGTGGAATGA
- a CDS encoding SIS domain-containing protein, whose product MLERIRNQMPQLSAAERRVAQSLLERPNDFIQAAVADIARDVGVSQPTVIRFARSVGCTGLQDLKLKLAGSLVGGIPYVHASVGPKDSTAVLAAKVFDNAISALLNCRNAVSPASLDQAIRLLAGARRLEFYGLGNSGIIAADAQHKFFRYGTPAVAYADPHIQAMAATLLGPQDVLVAISNSGRTNELLDAVDIALRGGCKVVAITSTGSPLARLASVALLADAQEDAEFFSPMLTRLLHLTLIDVLAVGVALRRGPELVALLEKTKRSLKSHRRRSES is encoded by the coding sequence ATGCTTGAGCGCATTCGCAACCAGATGCCGCAGCTCTCCGCAGCCGAGCGCCGCGTGGCGCAGTCGCTGCTCGAGCGGCCCAACGACTTCATCCAGGCCGCAGTGGCCGACATCGCCCGCGACGTGGGCGTGAGCCAGCCCACGGTCATTCGCTTCGCCCGCTCGGTCGGCTGTACCGGGCTGCAGGACCTCAAGCTCAAGCTCGCCGGCAGCCTGGTTGGCGGCATACCCTATGTGCATGCCAGCGTGGGCCCCAAAGACTCCACGGCCGTGCTCGCCGCCAAGGTGTTCGACAACGCCATTTCGGCGCTGCTGAACTGCCGCAACGCGGTCAGCCCCGCGTCGCTGGACCAGGCCATCCGCCTGCTGGCCGGGGCGCGCCGGCTGGAGTTCTATGGCCTGGGCAACTCGGGCATCATTGCCGCCGACGCGCAGCACAAGTTCTTCCGCTACGGCACGCCTGCCGTGGCCTATGCCGACCCGCATATCCAGGCCATGGCCGCCACCCTATTGGGACCGCAGGACGTGCTGGTGGCCATTTCCAACTCCGGACGCACCAACGAGTTGCTCGACGCCGTGGACATCGCCCTGCGCGGCGGCTGCAAGGTGGTGGCCATCACCTCCACGGGCTCGCCGCTGGCGCGGCTGGCCAGCGTGGCCCTGCTCGCCGACGCGCAGGAAGACGCCGAGTTCTTCAGCCCCATGCTGACGCGGCTGTTGCACCTCACCCTCATCGACGTGCTCGCCGTGGGCGTGGCGCTGCGCCGTGGGCCTGAACTCGTCGCCCTGCTGGAAAAAACCAAACGCAGCCTGAAGAGCCATCGCCGGCGCAGCGAGAGCTGA
- a CDS encoding glucokinase, with amino-acid sequence MSTGALDPAPRLIADIGGTNARFALQTPQGLEDIRVMACADHPTLVDALRSYLAAVGNPAVRHVAIGIANPVYGDQIRMTNHHWAFSTEQTRRDLGLDTLLVLNDFAVLARALPVLPANELTQVGGTTAVPGAPLGLLGAGTGLGVSGLVPTGAGRWVPLAGEGGHVSLASFDEREVEVWRLARARYGGHVSAERVLSGPGLEFLHQALCSLAGEAPAARSAADISRLGLDGSDPRCGETLDLFCALLGTVASDLAVTLGARGGIYIGGGIVPRLGDYFARSPFRARFENKGRTSAYLADIPVWVIRSPWPALLGAAAALDQHLEPPGESRHA; translated from the coding sequence ATGTCTACTGGAGCCCTTGACCCCGCACCCCGGCTGATCGCCGACATCGGCGGCACCAATGCCCGGTTCGCCCTGCAGACCCCGCAGGGGCTGGAGGACATCCGCGTGATGGCCTGCGCCGATCACCCCACGCTGGTGGACGCGCTGCGCAGCTACCTGGCCGCCGTCGGCAACCCGGCGGTGCGCCACGTCGCCATCGGCATCGCCAACCCGGTCTACGGCGACCAGATCCGCATGACCAACCACCACTGGGCGTTCTCGACCGAGCAGACGCGGCGCGATCTTGGGCTGGACACCCTCCTGGTGCTGAACGATTTTGCCGTGCTTGCCCGCGCGCTGCCGGTTCTGCCGGCCAACGAATTGACGCAGGTCGGCGGCACGACCGCCGTGCCCGGTGCGCCGCTGGGGCTGCTGGGCGCGGGCACAGGACTGGGCGTATCGGGCCTGGTTCCCACGGGCGCCGGCCGCTGGGTGCCGCTGGCTGGTGAGGGCGGGCACGTGAGCCTCGCATCGTTCGACGAGCGCGAGGTGGAGGTGTGGCGGCTGGCGCGGGCGCGCTACGGCGGGCATGTCTCGGCCGAGCGCGTGCTCTCCGGACCGGGGCTGGAATTCCTGCACCAGGCGCTATGCAGCCTGGCGGGCGAGGCGCCCGCAGCGCGCAGCGCCGCTGACATCAGCCGCCTCGGCCTGGACGGCAGCGACCCGCGCTGCGGCGAGACGCTGGACCTGTTCTGCGCCCTGCTGGGGACCGTGGCCTCCGACCTGGCCGTGACCCTGGGCGCGCGCGGTGGCATCTACATCGGCGGCGGAATCGTGCCACGGCTGGGCGACTACTTCGCCCGTTCCCCATTTCGCGCGCGCTTCGAGAACAAGGGCCGCACCTCGGCGTATCTGGCGGACATCCCGGTGTGGGTCATCCGCAGTCCGTGGCCCGCGCTGCTGGGCGCAGCGGCGGCGCTCGATCAGCATCTCGAACCGCCGGGGGAGTCGCGCCATGCTTGA
- the pgl gene encoding 6-phosphogluconolactonase, producing MKNSDAPFETCADAADLAARLARDLAGVLRDALAARGSAVLAVSGGRSPVPLFHALAALPLDWARITVTLVDERFVPPDHADSNAALVRAHLLQGNAAAAHFSPLVGADDFAAVATQADTERALAAAVARANRDALPIDVAVLGMGDDGHTASLFSGAPEIAAGLNPRNPMDWLAVHPPAAPHRRISLTLAALLRVGHLRLAISGATKRAVYAAALQARRDDLPLSALLHPPHAHFHVYWSP from the coding sequence ATGAAGAACTCTGACGCACCCTTCGAGACCTGCGCCGACGCCGCGGACCTCGCCGCGCGGCTGGCCCGAGACCTGGCCGGCGTGCTGCGCGACGCGCTCGCAGCACGCGGCAGCGCGGTGCTGGCGGTGTCGGGCGGACGTTCGCCGGTGCCCTTGTTTCACGCCCTGGCGGCGCTGCCGCTGGACTGGGCGCGGATCACCGTCACCCTGGTGGACGAGCGCTTCGTGCCGCCAGACCACGCCGACAGCAACGCCGCGCTGGTCCGCGCGCACCTGCTGCAAGGCAACGCCGCGGCGGCGCACTTCTCGCCACTGGTCGGGGCCGACGACTTTGCCGCTGTCGCCACGCAAGCCGACACCGAGCGTGCGCTCGCGGCAGCCGTGGCCCGCGCCAACCGCGACGCGCTGCCCATTGACGTTGCCGTGCTCGGCATGGGCGATGACGGCCACACCGCCTCGCTGTTTTCCGGTGCGCCCGAAATCGCGGCGGGACTGAACCCTCGCAACCCCATGGATTGGCTCGCCGTCCATCCCCCGGCCGCACCCCATCGACGCATCAGCCTCACCCTCGCCGCGCTGCTGCGCGTCGGCCATCTGCGCCTGGCCATCTCGGGCGCGACCAAGCGCGCGGTCTACGCGGCGGCCCTGCAGGCGCGGCGCGACGACCTGCCTTTGAGCGCCCTGCTCCATCCACCACACGCCCATTTCCATGTCTACTGGAGCCCTTGA
- the zwf gene encoding glucose-6-phosphate dehydrogenase, with protein sequence MTTSPPFDIVLFGGTGDLVMRKLLPALYQAHKAGLLHPLGRILALGRKDADRAAYLAQMEAQARPHVQADFDAAVWGTFAERILYCKLDAEQPADFDALAQALAGNGGRITVCYLATAPALFTGICAQLARVGLNHPGVRVVLEKPLGRDLASSNAINAEVGRHFAEDQLYRIDHYLGKESVQNLMAIRFGNTLFEPLWRREWVDNVQITIAEDLGVEGRGEFYDKTGALRDMVQSHLLQLLCMVAMEPPATLEANAIRDEKLKVLNALKPFSESDVATNSVRGQYRAGAIGGQPVVGYLDEARIAPGSRTETFTAIKAEIANWRWAGVPFFLRTGKRMPERLAEVVISFRKVPLALFPGPSMERASNRLVIQLQPDESIQLYFLAKEAGDGMRLQPTYLNLDFDATSQHRRADAYERLLLDVIRGNLGLFMRRDELEAAWHWVEPILAGWNNSTLPPKPYTAGTWGPAASSALLSRDGVAWHEEL encoded by the coding sequence ATGACCACTTCCCCCCCCTTCGACATCGTGCTGTTCGGCGGCACTGGGGACCTGGTCATGCGCAAGCTGCTGCCAGCGCTCTATCAGGCGCACAAGGCGGGCCTGCTGCATCCACTGGGGCGCATCCTGGCCCTGGGCCGCAAGGACGCCGACCGCGCCGCTTACCTGGCGCAGATGGAGGCGCAGGCGCGGCCGCATGTGCAGGCCGACTTCGATGCCGCCGTCTGGGGCACATTCGCCGAGCGCATCCTCTATTGCAAGCTCGACGCCGAGCAGCCGGCCGATTTCGACGCCTTGGCGCAGGCGCTCGCCGGCAACGGTGGCCGCATCACCGTGTGCTACCTCGCCACCGCGCCGGCGCTGTTCACCGGCATCTGCGCCCAGCTCGCGCGCGTGGGGCTCAACCACCCCGGCGTGCGCGTCGTGCTGGAAAAACCGCTGGGCCGCGACCTGGCCTCGTCCAACGCCATCAACGCCGAGGTGGGGCGGCACTTCGCAGAAGACCAGCTCTACCGCATCGACCACTACCTGGGCAAGGAGTCGGTGCAGAACCTCATGGCGATCCGCTTCGGCAACACCCTGTTCGAGCCGCTGTGGCGCCGCGAATGGGTGGACAACGTGCAGATCACCATTGCCGAGGACCTCGGCGTGGAAGGCCGCGGCGAGTTCTACGACAAAACCGGCGCGCTGCGCGACATGGTGCAAAGCCACCTGCTGCAACTGCTGTGCATGGTGGCCATGGAGCCGCCGGCCACGCTCGAGGCCAATGCCATCCGCGACGAGAAGCTCAAGGTGCTCAACGCGCTCAAGCCCTTCAGCGAATCCGATGTCGCGACCAACTCCGTGCGCGGGCAGTACCGTGCCGGCGCCATCGGAGGCCAGCCCGTCGTCGGTTACCTGGATGAGGCCCGCATCGCTCCGGGCAGCCGCACCGAGACCTTCACCGCCATCAAGGCCGAGATCGCCAACTGGCGCTGGGCAGGGGTGCCCTTCTTTTTGCGCACCGGCAAGCGCATGCCCGAGCGCCTGGCCGAAGTGGTCATCAGCTTCCGCAAGGTGCCGCTGGCGCTGTTTCCCGGGCCGAGCATGGAGCGCGCGTCGAACCGACTGGTCATCCAACTCCAGCCCGACGAGAGCATCCAGCTCTATTTCCTCGCCAAGGAGGCTGGCGACGGCATGCGACTGCAGCCCACCTATCTGAACCTGGACTTCGACGCCACGTCGCAGCACCGCCGCGCCGACGCCTACGAGCGTCTGTTGCTCGATGTCATCCGCGGCAACCTCGGCCTTTTCATGCGGCGCGACGAACTCGAAGCCGCCTGGCACTGGGTGGAGCCCATACTCGCCGGCTGGAACAACAGCACCCTGCCACCCAAGCCCTACACCGCGGGGACCTGGGGTCCTGCAGCCTCCAGCGCCCTGCTCTCGCGTGACGGCGTGGCCTGGCATGAAGAACTCTGA
- the edd gene encoding phosphogluconate dehydratase, translated as MSPLNPVLTRVTDRIVSRSAGPRAAYLQRIRAAGQHRVERSQLSCTNLAHAMAAMPGREKIVLRELKPESPPNLAIVSAYNDMLSAHQPLAEFPAWIKQAAVEVGASAQFAGGVPAMCDGVTQGQTGMELSLFSRDVIAMATAVALSHQMFDAGLYLGVCDKIVPGLLIGALAFGHLPGIFVPGGPMTTGMSNSEKAHIRELYAEGKIGRDALLEAETQSYHGPGTCTFYGTANSNQMLMEIMGLHLPGAAFVHPGTPLREALTRAAAQRAVRISAVGAEPMPIGELVDERAVVNAIVGLLATGGSTNHTIHLVAIARAAGIAIDWTDFDDLSAVVPLLAHVYPNGKADVNHFQAAGGVAFVIRELLDAGLLHEDVRTVAGPGLRRYTEEPFLIDGQVQWRAVETASRDVSVVRPASDPFSTDGGLKLLQGNLGRAVIKVSAVKPEHRVVTAPARVFDGQDALLGAFKRGELTGDLVAVIRFQGPHANGMPELHKLTPTLAVLQDRGFQVALVTDGRMSGASGKVPAAIHITPEAASGGPLAKVRDGDMMTVDAVHGVLRAEVPEAEWAARPPAVASLRGNQFGVGRELFSVFRDAVDGAEQGAASFRHPDWHAA; from the coding sequence ATGTCGCCCTTGAATCCCGTTCTCACGCGCGTCACCGACCGCATCGTTTCCCGCAGTGCCGGGCCTCGCGCCGCCTATCTGCAGCGCATACGCGCAGCCGGCCAGCACAGGGTGGAGCGCAGCCAGCTGTCCTGCACCAACCTCGCCCACGCCATGGCGGCCATGCCGGGGCGCGAGAAAATCGTGCTGCGCGAGCTCAAGCCCGAGTCGCCCCCCAACCTGGCCATCGTCTCCGCCTACAACGACATGCTTTCGGCGCACCAGCCGCTGGCGGAGTTTCCGGCCTGGATCAAGCAGGCAGCGGTCGAAGTGGGCGCCAGCGCGCAGTTCGCCGGCGGCGTGCCGGCGATGTGCGATGGCGTGACCCAGGGACAGACGGGCATGGAGCTGTCGCTGTTTTCGCGCGACGTCATCGCCATGGCCACCGCGGTCGCCTTGAGCCACCAGATGTTCGACGCCGGGTTGTATCTGGGCGTGTGCGACAAAATCGTCCCGGGGCTGCTCATCGGCGCGCTGGCCTTCGGCCATCTGCCGGGCATCTTCGTGCCGGGCGGCCCCATGACCACGGGCATGTCCAACAGCGAAAAAGCGCATATCCGCGAACTTTACGCCGAAGGCAAGATCGGCCGCGACGCGCTGCTGGAAGCCGAGACGCAGTCCTACCACGGGCCCGGCACCTGCACCTTCTACGGCACCGCCAACTCCAATCAGATGCTCATGGAGATCATGGGCCTGCATCTGCCGGGCGCGGCCTTTGTCCACCCGGGCACGCCCCTGCGCGAGGCGCTCACCCGCGCGGCGGCGCAACGGGCGGTGCGTATTTCGGCCGTGGGCGCCGAGCCCATGCCGATCGGAGAACTGGTGGATGAGCGCGCGGTGGTCAACGCCATCGTCGGCCTGCTCGCCACCGGCGGCTCCACCAACCACACCATTCATCTGGTGGCCATTGCCCGCGCGGCCGGCATTGCCATCGACTGGACCGACTTCGACGACCTGTCCGCCGTCGTGCCGCTGCTGGCGCACGTCTATCCCAATGGCAAGGCCGATGTGAACCACTTCCAGGCTGCGGGCGGCGTGGCCTTCGTCATCCGCGAATTGCTGGACGCCGGCTTGCTGCACGAAGACGTGCGCACCGTGGCCGGCCCCGGCCTGCGTCGCTACACCGAGGAGCCTTTCCTCATCGACGGCCAGGTGCAATGGCGCGCGGTCGAGACCGCGTCGCGCGATGTCAGCGTGGTGCGCCCGGCGTCCGATCCGTTCAGCACCGACGGCGGCCTCAAGCTGCTGCAGGGCAATCTCGGTCGGGCGGTGATCAAGGTGTCGGCCGTCAAGCCGGAACACCGCGTGGTCACGGCGCCGGCTCGCGTGTTCGACGGCCAGGACGCGCTGCTCGGCGCCTTCAAGCGCGGCGAGCTGACGGGCGATCTGGTCGCCGTCATCCGTTTCCAGGGGCCGCACGCCAACGGCATGCCCGAGCTGCACAAGCTCACGCCCACGCTGGCGGTCTTGCAGGATCGCGGCTTCCAGGTCGCGCTGGTGACCGACGGCCGCATGTCCGGCGCCTCGGGCAAGGTGCCTGCAGCCATCCACATCACGCCCGAGGCCGCCAGCGGCGGCCCGCTGGCCAAGGTGCGCGACGGCGACATGATGACCGTGGACGCCGTGCATGGCGTCCTGCGTGCCGAGGTGCCCGAGGCCGAGTGGGCGGCGCGCCCGCCCGCCGTGGCGAGCCTGCGCGGCAACCAGTTCGGCGTGGGCCGCGAATTGTTCTCCGTGTTCCGCGACGCGGTGGACGGCGCCGAGCAGGGTGCGGCGAGCTTTCGCCACCCCGACTGGCATGCGGCCTGA
- the eda gene encoding bifunctional 4-hydroxy-2-oxoglutarate aldolase/2-dehydro-3-deoxy-phosphogluconate aldolase — translation MDALGILHLSPVMPVIVVHDAGLAADLAAALVAGGIRSLEVTLRTPAALAAIRRMRDAVPDAWVGAGTVLDRTQWEQARDAGAQFGVSPGLTRDLAAAVRAASVPFLPGVATVSEAMRAREAGFSALKFFPAEAAGGRALLKSLHGPLPELRFCPTGGIHAGNAPDYLALPNVACVGGSWLVPEEALAARDWARITAMARAASALGGRHAAA, via the coding sequence ATGGACGCACTCGGAATCCTGCACCTCAGCCCGGTGATGCCGGTCATCGTGGTCCACGACGCCGGCCTCGCCGCCGATCTGGCCGCGGCACTCGTGGCGGGCGGCATCCGCTCCCTCGAAGTCACGCTGCGCACACCGGCGGCGCTGGCCGCCATTCGCCGCATGCGCGACGCCGTCCCCGACGCCTGGGTGGGCGCGGGCACGGTGCTCGACCGCACGCAGTGGGAGCAAGCGCGCGACGCCGGGGCGCAGTTCGGCGTCAGCCCCGGGCTGACCCGGGATCTCGCCGCGGCGGTGCGGGCTGCGTCCGTTCCCTTCCTCCCCGGCGTGGCGACCGTCAGCGAAGCCATGCGCGCGCGCGAGGCGGGTTTCTCCGCGCTCAAGTTCTTTCCCGCCGAGGCGGCCGGCGGCCGGGCGCTGCTCAAATCGCTCCACGGGCCGCTGCCCGAGTTGCGTTTCTGCCCCACCGGCGGCATCCACGCGGGCAACGCCCCCGACTATCTCGCCCTGCCCAATGTGGCGTGCGTCGGTGGTTCCTGGCTGGTGCCCGAAGAGGCGCTGGCTGCGCGCGACTGGGCGCGCATCACCGCGATGGCCCGCGCCGCCTCTGCGCTGGGCGGCAGGCACGCGGCGGCATGA